DNA from Vicinamibacteria bacterium:
GTAGGCGCTCACGCCCACCGGCAAACCGGCCCGGAGCAGTACGAAGTGCAGGGCGAATGCGGTGACCACGACGCCGGGATAGGCTATCCATGGTAAGAAACGCCGGCGGTGCTCGGGCATGTCGACCTCCTTTGCGATTCCTAACGCGGGACGATGGGGAGGATGATTCGCGACGGCGTGCTGCCTCCCCAAAAGACCGTTTGCTCGGCAGAGACGGGATGTGTTTCCGTGGCGATGTCGCCTCCGGTGTTGGGGTTGACGTCGAAGCGCGGGGTGTTGCTGCTCGAGACATCGAGACCGAGGCGGTGACCTCGAGGAACGAGCAGGCTCGTCGGCCACATCGGGATCTCGATCTCGATGGGCTCTTCCGCTCCGGGACCGATCGAGTAGGAACGCCGCAAGATCCCTTCCGAAATATTGAAAACACGCCCGTCGGGATCGATGTCCAGGAGATTCGTGGTGAAATCGGTGGATCGCGCCGTCGTGCGGACGTAGAGGACGGTTCGGAGGGGACCCGTGATTTCCAGATCCGATTCCAAGGGCGCGGTTGCGAA
Protein-coding regions in this window:
- a CDS encoding CocE/NonD family hydrolase gives rise to the protein FATAPLESDLEITGPLRTVLYVRTTARSTDFTTNLLDIDPDGRVFNISEGILRRSYSIGPGAEEPIEIEIPMWPTSLLVPRGHRLGLDVSSSNTPRFDVNPNTGGDIATETHPVSAEQTVFWGGSTPSRIILPIVPR